The following are encoded together in the Bacillota bacterium genome:
- a CDS encoding DEAD/DEAH box helicase — MIEASEIYQYKGIILDRFQREAIDSILKGRSVLVSAPTGAGKTLIADFLIDEVLARMGKAIYTAPIKALSNQKYKDFKAVHGAENVGIVTGDVVINDTAPILVMTTEILRNILHTDINRLEGVSHVVFDEIHYLGDKERGSVWEEAIIFLPGTIKILGLSATIPNARELADWMSEARGEKVDVVWHLERPVPLVHSLFEKNLGPCTLHDVVKYYNKQRRKAMHRGLRRFGGNRRRSNQDFDLGSDDPFRDCDYDDDHGADGHDIFPATTHIDLIDYLNPDFLPCLYFLFSRQQCEVRAAELARHHSFLSGPEIEEVGRFFDERIEGFSVSDLPTTQALRRVLTRGIGFHHAGLLPVLKGIVEDLFAQRKIYVLYCTETFALGVNLPVKTVCFDSPEKFDGIGYRPMTHQEYFQMAGRAGRRGIDSQGYVFTLVDLNFFRKEQYPIYEEKRVEDLESQFKLSYNTCLNLITKYDENEIRVLLDKSFAAYQRRRKITNIAEEIERLKEKRDDLASELGLDENRRLPRSDARRLRRLNNRIDFLSRELAGSYSAAFLMDEFERKVQVLRYLDYIVGGGIASIRSKRHRKGEPASPELTLKGLMASRINVQELLVTELLWGGFFHRLDEDQINALAVAIDYEPRRESFGIKRAPFDMDAIQDIVNRIRRTEMEILGHSTVIFDPSLSTLAYLWSKGIEFIDLMAVAKAGPIPSALASRLEKSLNLNRNSLRRVYINDMSAEGDIVLALRRAIDLLRQVKLACPEDEELIQKINRCMDKMDRDVVRVDL, encoded by the coding sequence TTGATTGAAGCATCAGAGATCTATCAATACAAAGGGATTATTCTAGACAGATTCCAGCGCGAAGCAATCGACAGCATTCTCAAAGGCAGATCGGTCCTGGTCTCGGCGCCAACGGGCGCAGGGAAGACTCTGATAGCGGATTTTCTGATAGACGAGGTCCTCGCGAGAATGGGTAAGGCAATATATACTGCTCCCATCAAGGCGCTCAGCAACCAGAAATATAAAGATTTCAAGGCTGTGCATGGGGCTGAGAATGTAGGCATAGTGACCGGGGATGTTGTGATTAACGATACTGCTCCTATCCTGGTAATGACGACGGAGATATTGAGGAATATCCTGCATACCGACATCAACCGTCTTGAAGGGGTATCCCATGTGGTTTTCGATGAAATCCACTACCTGGGTGATAAAGAACGGGGGAGTGTATGGGAAGAAGCCATAATCTTCCTTCCGGGGACCATTAAAATATTAGGGCTTTCTGCAACTATACCAAATGCGCGCGAACTCGCTGATTGGATGAGCGAAGCGCGAGGAGAGAAGGTTGATGTGGTCTGGCATCTGGAGCGGCCCGTTCCTCTTGTTCATTCCTTGTTTGAAAAGAATCTGGGCCCGTGCACGCTTCATGATGTTGTAAAGTATTACAATAAGCAAAGGCGGAAGGCCATGCACCGTGGGTTGAGGCGATTTGGAGGGAATAGGCGAAGGTCGAATCAGGATTTTGACCTTGGTTCTGATGATCCTTTCAGAGACTGCGATTACGATGATGATCATGGTGCTGATGGCCATGACATTTTTCCCGCGACTACCCATATCGACCTCATTGACTATCTCAATCCAGATTTCCTTCCATGTCTATATTTCCTTTTCAGCCGGCAGCAATGTGAGGTTAGGGCAGCGGAATTGGCCAGGCACCATTCTTTCCTGTCTGGTCCCGAAATAGAGGAAGTCGGCAGATTCTTCGATGAAAGGATCGAGGGATTCTCGGTGTCAGACCTCCCGACGACACAGGCGCTGCGTCGGGTATTGACACGGGGGATAGGATTCCACCATGCGGGCCTGCTACCGGTTCTGAAAGGGATTGTAGAGGATCTGTTCGCGCAAAGGAAGATTTATGTGCTTTATTGCACAGAAACCTTTGCTTTGGGGGTAAACCTTCCCGTCAAGACTGTATGCTTTGATTCTCCAGAGAAATTCGACGGTATCGGATACCGGCCGATGACTCACCAGGAATATTTCCAGATGGCGGGACGGGCGGGGCGCCGCGGCATTGATTCTCAGGGATATGTTTTCACTCTAGTGGATCTTAACTTTTTCCGCAAAGAGCAATACCCAATCTACGAGGAGAAGAGGGTGGAGGATCTCGAAAGCCAGTTCAAGCTATCCTACAATACTTGCCTGAATCTGATAACGAAATATGATGAAAATGAAATCAGAGTCCTCCTTGATAAGAGCTTTGCAGCCTATCAAAGGCGCAGGAAAATCACTAATATCGCAGAAGAAATAGAGAGGCTCAAGGAAAAGAGGGATGACCTGGCCTCGGAGCTGGGGCTCGACGAAAACAGGAGACTCCCCAGATCTGACGCAAGGAGATTGCGTCGCCTGAACAACAGGATTGATTTCCTGTCACGGGAGCTTGCGGGAAGTTATTCTGCAGCTTTCTTGATGGATGAATTCGAAAGAAAGGTACAGGTTTTGAGATATCTTGATTATATAGTCGGAGGGGGCATAGCGTCCATACGATCCAAGCGACATCGCAAGGGCGAACCCGCGAGCCCCGAGCTCACCCTCAAGGGGCTGATGGCCTCGCGTATAAACGTGCAGGAGCTTCTGGTGACGGAGCTCTTGTGGGGAGGTTTTTTTCATAGGCTGGACGAGGATCAGATAAATGCCCTTGCAGTCGCCATAGACTATGAACCCCGCAGAGAGAGTTTTGGAATAAAACGCGCGCCATTTGATATGGATGCAATCCAGGACATCGTTAACAGAATACGCAGGACCGAGATGGAGATTCTCGGTCACTCAACCGTGATCTTTGACCCGAGCCTTTCTACCCTGGCATACCTGTGGAGCAAAGGGATAGAATTCATTGATCTCATGGCTGTGGCGAAAGCGGGGCCGATCCCATCGGCTCTTGCCTCTCGCCTGGAGAAATCCCTCAATTTGAACCGCAACAGCTTGAGACGGGTCTATATCAATGATATGTCTGCCGAGGGAGACATTGTTCTGGCTCTCAGGAGGGCCATCGATCTCCTGCGGCAGGTAAAACTTGCTTGCCCAGAGGATGAGGAGCTGATACAAAAGATCAACAGATGCATGGACAAGATGGATCGTGATGTGGTGAGGGTTGACCTTTGA
- a CDS encoding zinc-binding dehydrogenase, translated as MKGLMKLDMAPGNMEIREVSVPSPGPGEVLIEVKAAGICGSDIHIYHSDIKIPLRPPVITGHEFSGVIAAVGEGVSGWEIGERVTSETAVIYCGKCLYCRTGFYNLCPERRTLGYWVNGAFAPYTVVPASRLHRLPENISFEEGAMTEPLACVVHAVNELTSIKAGDVVAVVGPGPIGLLALQLSRLEGADVIVFGTSTDEARLKMAKELGALETASIQDVDAIGFMGKITGGLGADVVLECSGSAGGTALGLDLVRRMGQFTQIGLHGKRIEVDFERICYKELKVTGSLGSIWSSWEKALKFMEDGGVQLKPLIGDILSLTDWQEGFKRFEEKRGLKIIFRP; from the coding sequence ATGAAAGGACTCATGAAATTAGATATGGCTCCGGGAAATATGGAGATCAGGGAGGTTTCTGTCCCATCACCCGGGCCGGGTGAAGTGCTCATTGAAGTGAAGGCTGCTGGTATCTGCGGCTCTGATATTCACATCTATCACAGCGATATCAAGATCCCTTTGAGACCGCCGGTTATCACTGGGCATGAGTTTTCCGGGGTAATTGCCGCAGTCGGCGAAGGTGTCTCGGGCTGGGAGATCGGCGAAAGAGTGACGTCAGAGACGGCTGTTATCTATTGCGGCAAATGCCTTTATTGCCGCACCGGATTCTACAATCTTTGTCCGGAACGCAGGACGCTGGGCTATTGGGTGAACGGCGCATTTGCTCCGTACACTGTGGTCCCGGCTTCCAGGCTGCACAGGCTCCCGGAGAATATCTCATTTGAAGAAGGCGCCATGACTGAACCCCTCGCCTGCGTGGTCCACGCGGTGAATGAACTCACCAGCATCAAGGCCGGCGATGTTGTGGCCGTGGTTGGCCCCGGGCCTATAGGACTCTTGGCGTTGCAGCTTTCCCGCCTTGAAGGAGCTGATGTGATAGTCTTTGGCACCTCCACAGATGAGGCAAGGTTGAAGATGGCAAAGGAATTGGGCGCGCTGGAGACTGCAAGCATCCAGGATGTGGATGCTATTGGCTTCATGGGAAAGATCACAGGCGGGTTGGGAGCAGATGTAGTTCTCGAGTGTTCTGGATCAGCTGGCGGCACCGCTCTTGGGCTTGATCTTGTGAGGCGGATGGGTCAATTCACCCAGATCGGCCTCCATGGCAAGAGGATAGAGGTAGATTTTGAGAGAATATGCTACAAAGAACTCAAAGTTACAGGAAGCCTTGGCTCGATTTGGAGTTCATGGGAGAAAGCGCTCAAGTTCATGGAAGATGGCGGTGTGCAGCTGAAACCCCTTATCGGGGACATTCTCTCTCTTACAGATTGGCAGGAAGGATTTAAACGGTTCGAAGAGAAAAGAGGATTGAAAATCATCTTTAGACCCTAG
- a CDS encoding DUF2088 domain-containing protein, whose protein sequence is MPQYTMPFSVLFVFYAIGGMMVGVLISELPAMVLVEQQFPRETIPDIEGEVASELARISAKDRISPGERVAITVGSRGIANIARIVKAVVSYLKDLGASPFIIPSMGSHGGSTPEGQLEVLAGYGITSESMGVPIIPGTDVVQIGVRAGNKPVYVDKVAASADKIVVVNRIKAHTDFHGRIESGIIKMLVIGLGNEKGASMIHSEGIAGLRDGIPQAARVILDKLPVAFGIGIIENAYDETSLIRAIPSDQLFVVEPDLLIEAKRRMARLPVEKADLLIVQEMGKDISGSGMDTNIIGRVKIAGEPDLERPVFQMIVVLDLTPGAHGNAIGIGLADFCTKRLADQIDWEAMYVNVITSTFVERGKLPIVCANDRDAIISALSVCWDMDPSRARIVYIKNTLKISRIWVSEPLMEELSADYPIEILDSHVRFEFDHQGRLSSPSWKGVLE, encoded by the coding sequence ATGCCACAGTATACTATGCCATTTTCTGTTCTTTTTGTGTTTTATGCTATCGGGGGGATGATGGTGGGAGTCTTAATATCAGAGTTGCCCGCGATGGTTCTAGTTGAACAACAATTCCCAAGAGAGACTATCCCAGATATCGAAGGGGAGGTAGCATCCGAGCTTGCAAGGATCAGCGCGAAGGACCGCATCTCACCCGGTGAGAGGGTCGCGATCACAGTAGGCAGCCGCGGGATCGCCAACATTGCGCGTATCGTCAAAGCCGTGGTTTCATATTTGAAGGACCTGGGCGCTTCACCCTTTATCATCCCGTCCATGGGGAGTCATGGCGGTTCTACGCCGGAAGGCCAGCTGGAGGTGCTCGCAGGATATGGCATCACATCTGAGTCAATGGGCGTTCCAATAATACCAGGCACTGATGTGGTTCAAATCGGCGTAAGGGCGGGAAATAAACCGGTATATGTAGATAAGGTGGCTGCATCGGCGGATAAGATCGTAGTTGTCAATCGAATCAAGGCCCATACCGATTTCCACGGCAGGATCGAGAGCGGCATCATCAAGATGCTTGTCATTGGCCTGGGGAATGAAAAGGGCGCTTCGATGATCCATTCCGAAGGAATAGCAGGGCTCCGAGACGGAATTCCTCAAGCGGCGCGGGTCATCCTGGATAAGCTCCCCGTAGCATTCGGCATCGGGATCATTGAGAATGCCTATGATGAAACCTCCTTGATCCGGGCCATTCCATCTGACCAATTATTCGTTGTGGAACCGGATCTCCTTATAGAGGCCAAGAGGAGAATGGCCAGGCTTCCTGTTGAAAAGGCAGATCTTCTGATTGTCCAGGAGATGGGGAAGGATATTAGTGGGAGCGGGATGGACACGAATATCATTGGCAGGGTCAAGATCGCAGGCGAGCCGGATCTTGAACGCCCGGTATTTCAAATGATAGTCGTCCTGGATCTTACTCCGGGAGCCCATGGGAACGCCATTGGGATCGGGCTCGCGGACTTCTGCACGAAAAGGCTTGCTGATCAGATCGATTGGGAAGCTATGTACGTCAATGTGATCACCTCGACGTTTGTTGAGCGAGGCAAGCTTCCCATCGTCTGCGCCAATGATCGCGACGCGATAATATCAGCTCTCTCTGTATGCTGGGACATGGACCCTTCGCGCGCTCGCATCGTGTACATCAAAAACACTCTCAAGATATCCAGGATTTGGGTTTCTGAACCACTTATGGAAGAATTGTCTGCTGACTATCCCATTGAAATACTGGATAGCCATGTAAGATTTGAATTTGACCATCAGGGTAGATTGAGCAGCCCGAGTTGGAAAGGGGTATTGGAATAG
- a CDS encoding transketolase, whose translation MSQERVEELSKIANDLRKDVVTMIHKATSGHPGGSLSAADIVTTLYFEKMRVDPSRPEWEDRDRFVASKGHAAPIVYAALARLGYFPREELWTLRQVNSILQGHPDRIKTPGIDMSSGSLGQGLSVGIGMALAGRLSGKDYHVYVLLGDGELNEGQIWEAAMSAVKFKVSNLTAICDWNRLQLDGPTEEIMPMEGIPDRWRAFGWNVLEIDGHDIKQISDAIDQAKAYAGGPTIIIARTIKGKGVSFMENNYAWHGKNINDAEYEAAMKELEGVR comes from the coding sequence ATGTCGCAGGAAAGGGTCGAAGAACTCTCCAAAATCGCCAATGATCTCAGGAAAGACGTTGTTACCATGATCCATAAGGCGACTTCTGGTCACCCAGGAGGCTCGCTCTCAGCCGCTGATATTGTGACGACGCTATATTTTGAAAAGATGCGGGTAGATCCTTCAAGGCCAGAATGGGAAGATCGAGACAGGTTTGTGGCTTCCAAGGGGCATGCCGCCCCCATTGTCTATGCGGCCCTCGCGCGCCTCGGATACTTCCCGCGTGAGGAACTCTGGACGTTGCGCCAAGTAAATAGCATCCTCCAAGGACACCCTGATAGGATCAAAACACCTGGCATCGATATGTCTTCAGGCTCTCTTGGCCAGGGGCTTTCTGTAGGAATCGGAATGGCTCTGGCAGGGCGTCTCTCAGGTAAGGACTATCATGTTTATGTTCTCTTGGGCGACGGCGAGCTCAATGAAGGGCAGATATGGGAAGCTGCCATGTCTGCCGTGAAATTCAAGGTTTCCAATCTGACTGCCATATGCGATTGGAATAGGTTGCAGCTGGATGGGCCTACGGAAGAGATCATGCCCATGGAGGGAATTCCGGATAGGTGGAGAGCTTTTGGTTGGAATGTACTGGAGATAGATGGCCATGACATAAAACAGATTTCTGATGCAATTGACCAGGCAAAAGCATATGCCGGAGGGCCTACCATCATAATAGCAAGGACGATAAAGGGCAAAGGCGTCTCCTTCATGGAGAACAACTATGCGTGGCATGGAAAGAATATCAACGATGCTGAATACGAAGCTGCCATGAAGGAACTCGAGGGGGTCAGATGA